In Aureibaculum algae, the following are encoded in one genomic region:
- a CDS encoding response regulator transcription factor — translation MANKKILLVEDDPNFGTVLKDYLMLNDYSVTHAKDGLEGLIMFKNDEFDLCILDVMMPRKDGFSLAKDIRTTNTDVPIVFLTAKTMKEDVLKGYESGADDYLNKPFDSEVLLHKIKAILQRKEIDMSADDEKHEFQIGKFFLNSKLRHLSYDGGEIRKLSPKENKLLKMLAIHVNDLMPRELALTKIWRDDNYFTSRSMDVYIAKLRKYLKPDPSVEIVNIHGEGFRLIVGDAQ, via the coding sequence ATGGCAAATAAAAAAATATTATTAGTTGAAGATGACCCAAACTTTGGTACCGTTTTAAAAGACTACCTAATGTTAAATGATTACTCCGTTACCCATGCAAAAGATGGTTTAGAAGGTTTAATTATGTTTAAAAATGATGAATTTGATCTTTGTATTTTAGATGTGATGATGCCAAGAAAAGACGGCTTCTCATTAGCAAAGGATATAAGAACAACAAATACGGATGTTCCCATTGTTTTCCTAACTGCGAAAACTATGAAAGAAGATGTTTTAAAAGGATACGAATCTGGTGCTGATGATTATTTGAATAAACCATTTGATTCAGAAGTGCTATTACATAAGATCAAAGCGATTTTACAGCGTAAAGAAATTGACATGAGTGCTGATGATGAAAAACATGAATTTCAGATTGGCAAGTTTTTCTTAAACTCTAAATTAAGACATTTATCTTACGATGGAGGTGAAATACGAAAACTATCTCCTAAAGAAAATAAACTTTTAAAAATGTTAGCTATACATGTAAATGATTTAATGCCAAGAGAATTAGCATTGACTAAAATTTGGAGAGATGATAACTACTTTACTTCAAGAAGTATGGATGTTTATATTGCAAAACTTCGTAAGTATTTAAAACCAGATCCTTCGGTTGAAATTGTAAATATTCATGGAGAAGGTTTTCGACTAATAGTTGGAGACGCTCAATAA